One Helicobacter suis HS1 genomic window, GATAATGGCGCAACAATCCCTGACTCTGTCTGTGATTTTTTACATGCTAGAAATACACGGCTTATTTTAAGCGATCACCACCACTTTTTAGAAGATCGTATCCCTAAATGTGATGCCTTTATCCACCCTCTTTTAAACGATAACCACCCCTTTAAAGGCATCAGCGGGGCATGTGTGGGGTATTTATTCATGCTTGCTTATGCCAAACAACATAAAATCAAAATGCGCCTAGATCACCTCCAATACATGCAGGTTTTAGCAGGGATTTCTACCATAGGCGACATGATGGATGTAAGCGCGCCTTATAACCGCCAACTCTTAAAACGCATGGATAAAACCCTTAAAACCAACATGCCCGCCTCCTTGCAGGCAATCTATCAAGCTCAGAAATATAAAAACCCTTACAAACTTTCTACTTTGGCTTGGGATGTGATTCCTCTTATCAATGCAGTAGGGCGCTTTGATGGGATTTCTGGATTTTGCCATTGTAATTTGGTTGTAGATCTTCTAGCCACACAACAGGCTAACCCTGCTTATGCTGCGCTTCTAGTAGAAGCCAATGAGAAGCGTAAAATCTGCGTCCAATCGCTTAAAAAAAGCCTAGAAACCACGCAAAAAAATAAGCTAATTTATACGGGTGGGGAAGTCCCACGCGGAGTTTTAGGGGTTTTAGCCAACCAGCTTTTAGAAAATGAGGGGGTTTGTATTGCGCTATGTTGGCGCTATCAGGGGGAAAGTGTAGAGGTGTCTTTACGGGCTAAAGAAGGGGATTTGATCGTACTTTTTACGCGTTTTAAAGAAATGGGAATAGAAGTTTTAGGAGGAGGGCATAAACAGGCTTGTGGGATGGTTTTTAATAACAATGTAGATTTTAATAGGGCTTTAGAATATCTAGGAGGTTTAGATGCTCTTTAAAGTGCCTCAATTAGCCATTTTTGAAGATTCTGAATTTCTTGCTCTTTATCAGGAAGGTGAACCTTATGGGGTGGGCAATCCTGTACCTCTTTTTGAAGTCTGTGCGAGGTTAAAAAGCTGGCGCTATTTAGGCCAAGATCAAAAACACATTAGCTTTATTTTAGAGGATACTAGCGGGGTTTTGCTGTGCAAGTGGTGGTTTTATGCTAAAGAGCTTTCTTTAAAAAATGGGGAGGAACTATGTGTAGTTGGGGAGTATGATACTTTAGAAAAAGCATTAAAGTGTGTGCGTTTTTAAGCATACAAACGGGGTTAGCCGTGTTTACAATGAGTCGTTATAATTTGTTTAGTTTAAAGCGGGAGGTTTTTATGATTAAGGGTTTTGCTATGCTTGGTATTGGAAAAGTAGATATTATTGAAAAAGAATACTTAGAAACGGTGATGCCAGAGCGCAAAAAATTAGAATGTGGCCCTTTAGATGCGCTGGTGCGCCCTATTGCAGTTGCTCCCTGTACTTCAGATTTACACACCTGTTATGAAGGAGGCATTGGGGAGCGCCATAACATGTTTTTAGGGCATGAGGGTGTGGGTGAAGTGTTAGAAGTGGGGCATTTAGTTAGAGATTTTAAAGAGGGCGATAAAGTGATTATCCCAGCCATTACGCCTAATTGGAGTGCCTTAGGGTCTCAAAGAGGCTATGCCCAACATGGAGAAGCTGCGCTTTCAGGGTGGAAGTTTTCTAATTTTAAAGATGGCGTGTTTGCTGAAAAGATTCATATTAACGATGCAGATGGGAATTTAGGGCATTTGCCAGAGGGGGTAGAGGCTACTGAGGCGGTGATGTTAAGCGATATGGTAACTACAGGCTTTCACTGCGCTGAAGAGGCAAAGATTATGCCCGGAGAGAGAGTAGCTGTAATTGGACTGGGTCCAGTAGGGTTAATGGCACTAGCGGGGGCTAATTTAATGGGAGCGAGTGAAATTTATGCAATAGATTGCGTACCTTTTCGCTATGAAGTGGCGCATAAACATTATGGCGCAACCCATTACATTGACTTTACAAAAGCCCCCATGCAAGAGCAAATTTTAGAGATCACAAAAGGTGTAGGGGCAGATAAAGTTTTAATTGCAGGGGGAGGGGTGGATATTTTAAGCGATGCGTGTGCGTGTGTGGTAAATGGAGGGATTATCTCTAATGTGAATTACTTTGGAAGTGGGGATTATTTGCGCCTCTCACGCCTAGATTGGAATGTGGGCATGGGGCACAAAACTATTAAGGGCGGTTTAACCCCGGGAGGGCGTCATCGCATGGAAAAACTCGCACGGCTCTTACAAACGCAAAAATTAGATGTCAAGCCCATTATCACGCATAGATTAGAAGGTACATTTGAAGCCATCGCTCAGTCTTTAGCATGGATGAAAGATAAACCAGAAAATTTTATTAAACCTGTTGTTAGTCTTAAATGGTAAAGGTACTTGTTTTAGGTGCGGGATATGCATCGCTGGCATTTATTAAGGCTTTGCCCAAGAGGCTTTTAAAGACTTGTCATTTTACGCTTATTTCTCAAAGCTCCCAGCATTATTTTAGCGTGCTTTTACATGAAGTGCTAGCAGGGATTAAGGGGCAATATACTTTAGAACTTAGCGCCATTCTCCCCCCTGAGGTGGAGTTTATCCAAGATTGTGTACTAGAAATCCAAGAGGGAAAAGTGCTAGGAGAGCGCGCTAGTTATGCCTATGATAAACTGGTTGTTGGGCTAGGTTTTCATAGCGATAGTTTTAAAATACCGGGTGTAGAAACACACGCACACAGTCTAGTTAACTTTGCAGGTGCACAGGCCACACACCAAGCTTTGCTCCAAGCGATTAAAACTTTTGATCAAGCGCGCCCTTTTTCTTTGGTGGTGTGTGGGGGGGGGTTTAGCGGCATAGAACTCTTAGGTGCACTAAGCGATACGCTCCCTAATCTATGCGGTTCTAAAGCTTTTAAGCTCACTTGTATAGAGGCTTTACCCGGTGTTTTACCTATGTTTAAAGCTAAGCTAGTGCAAAAGGGAGTGGCTTATTTACAGCATTTAGGCGTAGAGTTAGAAGTGGGGGCTAAGATTTTAGAATGCCAGCATGATTGCGTGGTTGTGGAGCAAAACCATATAAAGAAAGAAATCAAAGCAGATTTTATTATTTGGACTTGTGGGGTGCGGGGAAACCCGGTGATAGAAAAATCCTCTCTTTTTAAGAGTGTGCGCAGTAGGGTGGAAGTAAATAGCTTTTTACAGCCTTTAGGATTAGAGAATCGAGAGATTTTTGTACTGGGCGATTGTGCCCTTTTTAAAGACAAAACCAATAGGCCCTATGCTCCAACAGCCCAACTAGCCAGCCAAATGGGGACTTATTTAGGGAAACAATTTATCCATATAATCGCCAAACAACAGCCTAAACAACCCTTTATTTTTAAACCCAAAGGGAGCATTTGTTCCATTGGTATGGGCTATGCCATTGGTAGTATTGGTGGCGTTGATCTTTGTGGTAAGCTGAGTCTATGGTTAAAAAAATACATAGAATGGCGTTGGAAATGCCTTTTGCGATCTAATTCTTAGGCTTGACAAGATTCTTTAAAAATGCTATAGTGAGGTTTTTGTTCCAGATTAGCTCAGCGGTAGAGTAGGCGGCTGTTAACCGCTTGGTCGTAGGTTCGAATCCTACATCTGGAGCCACTGCTAAAAGCAAAATCTAAACTCTGTGGCTTTTAGTTGATAAATTTATCAAGATTTCAGCAGAGTTTAAATCCCACTCAAAAAACCACTTGAGGAAAGACCTAAATTTTATGAAAATGAATCATGTATAGTTGTGCAGTGAGGCCATGATCTTCTAGCAAGCGCATGGCCTCTAAAGGCTCTGTGCGCTAGGCCAAATTTAGCGTGAATGCCCACCCTTAGTCCACATCCCCACTCCTAAGCTGTGTAAGCGCACCCAAATACCAGTTTTGGGGCAGAGTTTACTGCTCCCGGTCCCGCCTACCTCTAAGATAGTCTTAAGCTCATTGAGCCCCTCAATGGTTAGAGTGATGTCCGCGCCCATACCAGTAGCGATAAAGTCCAGCTCGATCATCTCGCGATCTTGAAAGCCATTAACTGTAATAGGCGCTCCCTCTTGGATATAGATCATCGCTAAAATGGTCTCGGCCTTTGCTACCT contains:
- a CDS encoding DHH family phosphoesterase, with the protein product MLEAFRAYIQTISQEDGKHQFSLDSVLEMGQGLKAIELLREALNAQKQIIIGGDYDCDGMSGTALVLYFFKEVLHYPHINYIIPQRNTDCYGMSVELLEEYENKRRLVRTHYKNGQPIGGIALNLHNSLFITIDNGATIPDSVCDFLHARNTRLILSDHHHFLEDRIPKCDAFIHPLLNDNHPFKGISGACVGYLFMLAYAKQHKIKMRLDHLQYMQVLAGISTIGDMMDVSAPYNRQLLKRMDKTLKTNMPASLQAIYQAQKYKNPYKLSTLAWDVIPLINAVGRFDGISGFCHCNLVVDLLATQQANPAYAALLVEANEKRKICVQSLKKSLETTQKNKLIYTGGEVPRGVLGVLANQLLENEGVCIALCWRYQGESVEVSLRAKEGDLIVLFTRFKEMGIEVLGGGHKQACGMVFNNNVDFNRALEYLGGLDAL
- a CDS encoding zinc-binding dehydrogenase, producing MCAFLSIQTGLAVFTMSRYNLFSLKREVFMIKGFAMLGIGKVDIIEKEYLETVMPERKKLECGPLDALVRPIAVAPCTSDLHTCYEGGIGERHNMFLGHEGVGEVLEVGHLVRDFKEGDKVIIPAITPNWSALGSQRGYAQHGEAALSGWKFSNFKDGVFAEKIHINDADGNLGHLPEGVEATEAVMLSDMVTTGFHCAEEAKIMPGERVAVIGLGPVGLMALAGANLMGASEIYAIDCVPFRYEVAHKHYGATHYIDFTKAPMQEQILEITKGVGADKVLIAGGGVDILSDACACVVNGGIISNVNYFGSGDYLRLSRLDWNVGMGHKTIKGGLTPGGRHRMEKLARLLQTQKLDVKPIITHRLEGTFEAIAQSLAWMKDKPENFIKPVVSLKW
- a CDS encoding NAD(P)/FAD-dependent oxidoreductase, yielding MVKVLVLGAGYASLAFIKALPKRLLKTCHFTLISQSSQHYFSVLLHEVLAGIKGQYTLELSAILPPEVEFIQDCVLEIQEGKVLGERASYAYDKLVVGLGFHSDSFKIPGVETHAHSLVNFAGAQATHQALLQAIKTFDQARPFSLVVCGGGFSGIELLGALSDTLPNLCGSKAFKLTCIEALPGVLPMFKAKLVQKGVAYLQHLGVELEVGAKILECQHDCVVVEQNHIKKEIKADFIIWTCGVRGNPVIEKSSLFKSVRSRVEVNSFLQPLGLENREIFVLGDCALFKDKTNRPYAPTAQLASQMGTYLGKQFIHIIAKQQPKQPFIFKPKGSICSIGMGYAIGSIGGVDLCGKLSLWLKKYIEWRWKCLLRSNS